A single region of the Deefgea piscis genome encodes:
- a CDS encoding IS3 family transposase (programmed frameshift): MKAARYSDSQIMAILKQAEAGSTVPDLCREHGMSSASFYKWRAKFGGMDVSMMTRMKELEDENKRLKKMYIEAQMQADIIKEAMGKKVVKPSQRREMARWAVESKAVSIRAACASFMISTTCYRYVAKLDAENEKIADSLLQLTQVHRTWGFGLCFLHLRNVKKKSWNHKRVYRIYCDLELNLRIKPNKRLIRATPAPLAVPEKINETWSMDFMHDQLADGRSIRLFNVIDDFNREGLAIDVDFSLPAERVVRSLNQIIEWRGKPKRIRSDNGPEYISQLLKNWAEQHSIELAYIQPGNPQQNAYIERYNRTVRHEWLACDDFESLAEVQEVATQWLWSYNNERPHMGLGGITPKQKLALHA, translated from the exons ATGAAAGCAGCACGTTATTCTGACAGCCAGATTATGGCGATTTTAAAGCAGGCCGAAGCCGGCTCCACTGTTCCTGATTTATGCCGTGAACACGGCATGAGCTCGGCCTCTTTTTATAAGTGGCGCGCTAAGTTTGGCGGCATGGACGTCTCGATGATGACGCGCATGAAAGAGCTGGAAGATGAAAACAAGCGCCTTAAAAAGATGTATATCGAAGCTCAAATGCAGGCAGACATCATCAAGGAAGCCATGG GCAAAAAAGTGGTGAAGCCATCTCAGCGGCGTGAGATGGCGCGCTGGGCCGTTGAATCAAAGGCCGTTTCGATTCGTGCAGCTTGCGCTAGCTTTATGATCAGCACGACTTGTTATCGCTATGTGGCAAAACTAGACGCAGAAAATGAAAAAATTGCCGATTCGTTACTGCAACTTACCCAAGTTCATCGCACATGGGGCTTTGGTCTGTGCTTTTTGCATCTACGAAACGTCAAGAAAAAGTCTTGGAATCACAAACGGGTCTACCGGATTTATTGCGATTTAGAATTAAATCTGCGAATTAAGCCTAATAAACGCTTAATTCGTGCAACGCCAGCACCATTAGCAGTGCCTGAGAAAATCAATGAAACGTGGTCGATGGATTTTATGCACGATCAATTAGCCGATGGCCGCAGCATTCGCCTGTTTAATGTGATTGATGATTTTAATCGGGAGGGTTTAGCGATTGATGTTGATTTCTCTTTGCCGGCCGAGCGCGTGGTGCGTAGTTTGAATCAAATCATTGAATGGCGAGGCAAGCCAAAACGGATTCGCTCAGATAATGGGCCTGAATATATTAGCCAGTTGCTAAAAAACTGGGCGGAACAACATTCAATTGAATTGGCGTATATTCAGCCGGGCAATCCCCAGCAAAATGCCTATATCGAGCGCTATAATCGGACCGTGCGGCATGAATGGCTGGCTTGCGATGACTTTGAAAGTCTTGCTGAAGTGCAAGAGGTTGCCACGCAATGGCTTTGGAGCTACAACAACGAGCGCCCGCACATGGGTTTGGGTGGCATCACCCCGAAACAAAAACTGGCATTACATGCCTGA
- a CDS encoding type I restriction endonuclease subunit R yields MTFTTEAAFETALINELKNKGWEDQVLRNPTEADLLQNWADILFQNNRDIDRLNDVPLTDSEMQQIVEQIRELKTPLKLNGFINGKTVSITRDNPKDPLHFGKEISLKIYDRHEIAAGQSRYQIVQQPKFAKSSKILNDRRGDLLLLINGMPLIHIELKRSGKPVSNAYNQIVKYSAESVFTGLFALVQVFVAMEPSEMVYFANPGMDGRFNKDFYFHWADFDNEPVNDWKGIASRFLSIPMAHQLIGFYTVADHSDGVLKVMRSYQYYAANAISDKVSKTNWADRDRLGGYVWHTTGSGKTMTSFKSAQLIAHSKDADKVIFLMDRIELGVQSLQEYKGFAGEGETVQATENTGVLISKLKSTDPANTLIVSSIQKMSNISAEANDDGVSLQSHDIALINNQRIVFIMDEAHRSTFGDMLITIKKTFPSAIFFGFTGTPIQDENQKNLNTTATVFGNELHRYSIADGIRDKNVLGFDPYKVMTYTDTDLKTAVALHKAKAKTESEALADPKKKAVFNRYMRDVTMAGYFEDNGIYVKGIEDELPKSQYTQATHQEEVVKDIVANWTNLSQNSKFHAIFATSSIKEAIEYYRHLKLAAPTLKISALFDPYIDEDSDYEDGPAFKQAGLVEIITDYNAKYGQDFNLGSHAQFKKDLAARLAHKRPYLRLEKDPEQQIDLLIVVDQMLTGFDSKWLNTLYLDKVLRYENIIQAFSRTNRLYLEHEKPFGTIRYYRYPHSMERYIEEAIKLYSGDKAIGLFVDKLPSNLKKINDFYDDIAELFRNAGVANFEKLPADKSVCGQFAKLFAQLNQHLEAAKVQGFTWDKLSYPSAEHPIEITLKLDENTYLALALRYKELSSGGGGGGGTSDVPFDISGHLTEIDTGKIDADYMNSRFEKYLKTIQRNGVGAADIQKTMDELHKSFATLTQEEQKFANIFLNDVQRGDATLEEGKTFRDYITEYLANAKNEQITELVELLSKTTDIAVFTDKLNRMMNAGITAANINEFGRLDTLKSYVDKAKAKAHFEETEGAIFTTFQINMKVDKLLQDFIMKGGFELEQASTCTA; encoded by the coding sequence ATGACCTTTACTACCGAAGCCGCTTTTGAAACCGCCTTAATCAATGAGTTAAAAAACAAAGGTTGGGAAGATCAAGTCTTAAGAAATCCGACTGAAGCGGATTTGCTGCAAAACTGGGCAGATATTCTATTTCAGAACAACCGCGATATCGACCGACTAAATGATGTGCCGTTGACTGATAGCGAAATGCAGCAAATTGTTGAGCAAATTCGCGAGCTAAAAACACCGCTCAAGCTCAATGGTTTTATCAATGGCAAAACCGTATCGATTACCCGCGACAACCCGAAAGACCCATTACATTTTGGCAAAGAAATTAGCCTAAAAATCTACGACCGTCACGAAATTGCCGCAGGGCAAAGCCGCTACCAAATTGTGCAGCAACCCAAGTTTGCTAAATCGTCCAAAATCCTAAATGACCGCCGTGGTGATCTGCTGTTACTGATTAACGGCATGCCCTTGATTCATATCGAACTCAAGCGCAGCGGTAAGCCGGTAAGTAATGCTTATAACCAAATCGTAAAATATTCTGCTGAGAGCGTATTTACTGGTCTGTTTGCCTTGGTTCAGGTATTTGTAGCTATGGAACCGTCTGAGATGGTTTACTTTGCCAACCCTGGCATGGATGGCCGATTTAACAAAGATTTTTACTTTCATTGGGCTGATTTTGATAACGAGCCAGTGAATGATTGGAAAGGGATCGCATCGCGTTTTCTGTCTATTCCGATGGCGCACCAATTGATTGGTTTTTACACCGTGGCTGATCATTCTGATGGTGTGCTGAAGGTGATGCGTAGTTATCAGTATTACGCGGCCAACGCCATATCAGACAAGGTTTCCAAAACCAACTGGGCTGATCGAGATCGTTTAGGTGGTTATGTGTGGCATACCACAGGCTCCGGCAAAACGATGACCAGCTTCAAATCAGCACAGCTGATTGCTCATTCAAAAGACGCTGATAAAGTGATCTTTTTAATGGATCGAATCGAGCTGGGAGTGCAATCCTTGCAAGAATACAAAGGCTTTGCTGGTGAGGGTGAAACAGTACAGGCGACTGAAAATACTGGCGTGCTGATCAGTAAACTTAAAAGCACCGATCCAGCGAATACCTTGATTGTTAGCTCAATTCAAAAAATGAGTAACATCAGCGCCGAGGCTAATGACGATGGCGTGAGTTTACAAAGCCATGATATTGCGTTGATCAATAATCAGCGCATCGTTTTTATTATGGATGAAGCGCATCGCTCGACCTTTGGCGATATGCTGATCACTATTAAAAAGACCTTTCCTTCGGCGATCTTTTTTGGCTTTACCGGCACGCCGATTCAAGATGAAAACCAAAAAAATCTCAATACGACAGCAACCGTGTTTGGTAATGAATTACACCGCTACAGCATTGCCGATGGCATCCGTGATAAAAATGTACTTGGCTTTGATCCGTACAAGGTGATGACTTATACAGATACAGATTTAAAAACAGCTGTGGCGCTGCACAAAGCCAAAGCGAAAACAGAAAGCGAAGCCTTGGCCGACCCAAAGAAAAAGGCGGTGTTTAACCGCTATATGCGTGATGTCACTATGGCGGGTTACTTTGAAGACAATGGCATTTATGTGAAAGGCATTGAGGATGAATTGCCTAAGTCGCAATACACCCAAGCCACACATCAAGAAGAAGTGGTTAAAGATATTGTTGCCAATTGGACGAACCTAAGCCAAAACAGCAAGTTCCACGCTATTTTTGCCACCAGCAGCATTAAAGAAGCCATTGAGTATTATCGCCACTTAAAACTAGCTGCGCCCACATTGAAAATCAGTGCCTTGTTCGATCCCTATATTGATGAAGACAGTGACTATGAAGATGGCCCTGCGTTTAAACAAGCCGGTTTGGTTGAAATTATCACCGACTATAACGCGAAGTATGGGCAGGATTTTAACTTGGGCAGTCATGCTCAATTTAAAAAAGACCTTGCCGCTCGGCTCGCCCATAAACGTCCTTACTTGCGCCTAGAAAAAGATCCAGAGCAACAAATTGATTTGTTGATTGTGGTGGATCAAATGCTCACGGGTTTTGATTCAAAATGGCTCAATACCTTGTATCTGGATAAGGTATTGAGATATGAAAATATCATTCAAGCTTTTTCACGTACCAATCGCCTGTATCTAGAACACGAAAAACCATTTGGCACGATACGCTACTACCGCTACCCGCACAGCATGGAACGCTATATTGAAGAGGCGATCAAGCTGTATTCAGGTGACAAAGCAATCGGGCTGTTTGTCGATAAATTGCCAAGCAACTTGAAAAAAATTAACGACTTTTATGATGACATTGCTGAGTTATTTCGCAATGCAGGCGTCGCTAACTTTGAAAAACTACCCGCTGATAAATCGGTATGCGGTCAATTTGCCAAGCTGTTTGCACAGCTGAATCAGCATTTAGAAGCGGCCAAAGTTCAAGGTTTTACTTGGGATAAATTAAGCTACCCGAGTGCTGAACACCCAATTGAAATCACGCTAAAGCTTGATGAAAATACTTATTTAGCCTTGGCGCTTCGTTACAAAGAACTATCCAGTGGCGGCGGTGGGGGCGGCGGCACTAGTGACGTGCCGTTTGATATATCAGGCCATTTAACCGAAATCGATACCGGAAAAATCGACGCGGATTACATGAATTCGCGCTTTGAAAAATACCTGAAGACGATTCAGCGGAATGGTGTAGGTGCTGCAGACATTCAAAAAACAATGGATGAACTACATAAATCTTTTGCTACCTTGACCCAAGAAGAGCAGAAGTTTGCCAATATTTTTCTGAATGATGTGCAACGCGGTGATGCCACGCTAGAAGAAGGCAAAACCTTTCGAGATTACATTACTGAATATCTAGCTAACGCAAAAAATGAGCAAATTACCGAGCTTGTTGAGTTGCTGAGTAAGACGACAGATATTGCCGTGTTTACCGACAAATTAAACCGGATGATGAATGCTGGAATCACTGCTGCCAATATCAATGAGTTTGGGCGCTTAGATACGTTAAAAAGCTACGTCGATAAGGCTAAAGCCAAAGCCCATTTCGAAGAGACCGAAGGCGCAATTTTTACGACATTTCAGATCAATATGAAAGTCGATAAATTGCTGCAAGACTTCATTATGAAGGGTGGTTTTGAACTAGAGCAGGCCAGCACTTGCACGGCATAA
- a CDS encoding restriction endonuclease subunit S — MSAENLVPAIRFKGFSGEWEEKKFKDIVANLSGGASIAPSDYQDKGIRTIPKGAVNSTGIAELSGSKYVSLDFYEKNISSKVSSGDLVTSLRDLVPTAPNMGRIVKVKTPKEDFLMPQGVYKIDLEDGIDEYFLISYSNSEVFRKIISSEKNGSTQVHIRNGEFLSIEIIKPKSEEQKEIGRFFQKIDTLVAQHQQKHDKLLSLKISLLEKMFPKQGKKEPEIRFKGFSGEWEDQALADVADLYDGTHQTPKYTSSGVMFLSVENIKDLKSNKYISNEDFEKGFKVFPKKNDVLMTRIGDVGTANVVDSDEPKAYYVTLALLKHKVLDPYFLKSSIASERVRKDIWHRTLHIAFPKKINMNEISKVIIPTPSSEKEQENIGHYFQQLDALINQHQAQINKLNSVKQACLEKMFV, encoded by the coding sequence ATGAGCGCAGAAAATTTAGTGCCTGCGATTCGTTTCAAAGGATTTAGTGGGGAATGGGAAGAAAAAAAATTCAAGGATATTGTAGCTAACTTGTCCGGCGGTGCTTCTATTGCACCGAGTGATTACCAAGATAAAGGAATAAGGACAATTCCAAAAGGAGCTGTTAATTCTACGGGAATAGCAGAGTTGTCTGGCAGCAAGTATGTATCACTTGATTTTTATGAAAAGAATATTTCAAGTAAAGTTTCCTCTGGAGATTTGGTAACATCTTTACGTGATCTAGTCCCTACAGCTCCCAATATGGGAAGAATCGTAAAGGTTAAAACCCCTAAAGAAGATTTTTTAATGCCGCAGGGCGTTTATAAGATAGATCTTGAAGATGGTATCGATGAATATTTTTTAATTTCATATTCGAATAGTGAAGTATTTAGAAAAATAATTTCTAGTGAAAAAAATGGTTCAACTCAAGTTCACATTAGAAATGGTGAGTTTTTAAGTATTGAAATAATTAAACCTAAATCTGAAGAGCAAAAAGAAATAGGCCGTTTTTTTCAAAAGATAGACACGTTAGTTGCCCAGCATCAGCAAAAGCACGATAAATTGTTAAGCCTTAAAATATCCCTGCTCGAAAAGATGTTTCCTAAGCAAGGTAAAAAGGAGCCAGAGATTCGATTTAAGGGGTTTAGTGGGGAATGGGAAGATCAGGCGTTAGCGGATGTTGCTGATTTATATGACGGAACACACCAAACACCTAAATATACAAGTTCTGGTGTAATGTTTCTTTCTGTCGAAAATATTAAAGATTTGAAGTCAAATAAATATATTTCAAACGAGGATTTTGAGAAAGGATTCAAAGTTTTTCCAAAGAAAAACGATGTGTTAATGACACGTATTGGAGATGTTGGAACGGCAAATGTGGTTGATTCAGATGAGCCGAAAGCTTATTACGTGACATTAGCTTTATTGAAGCATAAAGTGCTTGATCCATATTTCTTAAAGAGCAGCATAGCTTCAGAACGGGTAAGGAAAGATATTTGGCACAGAACTTTACATATTGCATTTCCAAAAAAAATAAATATGAATGAAATTTCTAAGGTGATAATTCCTACTCCGTCATCAGAAAAGGAACAAGAAAATATTGGTCATTATTTTCAGCAGCTAGATGCATTAATTAACCAACATCAAGCTCAAATAAATAAACTCAATAGCGTCAAGCAAGCCTGCTTGGAGAAAATGTTTGTTTAA
- a CDS encoding type I restriction-modification system subunit M: MNKQQLAAKIWESANQMRSKIEANEYKDYILGFIFYKYLSDQLVQFAKQEGMSDAEISALSESEGQEKIVAYISEKLGYFIAYDNLFSTWLAKGSDFDVSNVRDALSAFERLIHENHKKLFDGIFNTLQTGLSKLGESAAKQTKAISDLLQLIKVIPMDGKQDYDVLGYIYEYLIEKFAANAGKKAGEFYTPHEVSLLMSEIIAHHVKDKEKIEIYDPTSGSGSLLINIGNCVAKYIDGDNKIKYFAQELKANTYNLTRMNLVMRGIKPNNIITRNGDTLEDDWPYFDENNPTDYDPLYVDAVVSNPPYSQQWDSDHKENDPRYSRFGLAPKTKADYAFLLHDLYHLKPDGIMAIVLPHGVLFRGGEEGAIRKQLIEQNHIDAIIGLPANIFFGTGIPTVIMVLRQKREPTDVLIVDASKHFIKVGKNNKLQASDIKRITDAIIHRSNNPKFSQVVSKETLRQNDYNLNIPRYVDSAEAAESWDLHATMLGGIPVSEINQLERYWQAFPALRVALFSNTNSHYAQLAIAASDVKATITQHSEVKAFAQTYINAFAGFDTDLKTELITQWQAVSIAKQESLLSHALVARLANTALNGVALINHTKPTNCSITTGKTSPLIWK, encoded by the coding sequence TTGAATAAACAACAGTTAGCAGCCAAAATTTGGGAGTCTGCTAATCAGATGCGCTCAAAAATTGAAGCCAATGAATACAAAGACTACATTTTGGGGTTTATCTTCTACAAATACCTGTCTGATCAGCTCGTCCAATTCGCCAAGCAGGAAGGCATGTCCGATGCTGAAATCTCAGCACTGAGTGAGAGTGAGGGGCAAGAAAAAATTGTTGCCTACATCAGCGAAAAGTTGGGTTACTTTATTGCCTACGATAATTTGTTTTCTACTTGGCTGGCTAAAGGCAGTGATTTTGATGTTTCGAATGTGCGTGATGCCTTATCTGCGTTTGAGCGTCTGATCCACGAGAACCACAAAAAACTATTCGACGGCATTTTCAATACGCTGCAAACTGGCTTAAGTAAATTAGGTGAGAGCGCCGCCAAGCAAACCAAAGCCATCAGTGACTTGCTGCAACTGATCAAAGTCATCCCTATGGATGGCAAGCAAGACTACGACGTGCTGGGGTATATCTACGAATACCTGATTGAAAAATTTGCAGCCAATGCCGGTAAAAAAGCCGGTGAGTTTTATACGCCGCATGAAGTCTCGCTATTGATGTCCGAGATCATTGCGCATCACGTTAAAGATAAAGAAAAAATCGAGATTTATGACCCGACCAGTGGCTCAGGCTCATTGCTGATCAATATCGGTAATTGCGTCGCCAAATACATTGATGGCGACAACAAAATTAAATACTTTGCGCAAGAACTCAAAGCCAATACCTACAATTTAACGCGTATGAACTTAGTCATGCGCGGTATTAAACCCAACAATATCATTACCCGCAATGGCGACACACTCGAAGACGATTGGCCTTACTTCGATGAGAATAACCCAACGGATTACGACCCCTTGTATGTTGATGCCGTGGTTTCCAATCCACCGTATTCACAGCAATGGGATTCTGATCACAAAGAAAACGATCCGCGTTACTCGCGCTTTGGATTAGCGCCTAAAACCAAAGCCGACTATGCTTTTTTGCTGCACGATCTTTACCATCTCAAACCCGACGGCATCATGGCGATTGTCTTACCCCATGGCGTGTTATTCCGTGGCGGTGAAGAGGGGGCAATCCGCAAGCAACTGATTGAACAAAACCACATTGATGCCATTATTGGCTTGCCTGCCAATATCTTTTTTGGCACCGGCATTCCTACCGTGATTATGGTACTCCGCCAAAAACGTGAGCCGACCGATGTGCTCATCGTCGATGCGTCTAAGCACTTCATCAAAGTGGGTAAAAACAATAAGCTGCAAGCCTCAGACATCAAACGCATTACCGATGCAATAATTCATCGCAGCAACAATCCAAAGTTCTCACAGGTGGTTAGCAAAGAAACACTGCGCCAGAACGACTACAACCTGAATATTCCGCGTTACGTTGATTCTGCCGAAGCCGCTGAAAGCTGGGATTTACACGCCACCATGCTGGGCGGTATTCCTGTGAGCGAAATCAATCAACTTGAACGCTATTGGCAAGCCTTTCCGGCATTACGCGTTGCTTTATTCAGTAACACAAACAGCCACTATGCCCAGCTGGCCATTGCCGCCAGTGACGTCAAAGCTACCATCACGCAACACAGCGAAGTGAAAGCCTTTGCGCAGACCTATATCAACGCGTTTGCAGGTTTTGATACTGATCTAAAAACCGAACTGATTACGCAATGGCAAGCAGTCAGTATCGCTAAACAAGAAAGCCTTTTGAGCCACGCGCTTGTTGCGCGTTTAGCCAATACGGCACTTAATGGCGTTGCCTTAATCAATCATACCAAGCCTACCAACTGCTCAATAACCACTGGCAAAACATCGCCGCTGATTTGGAAATGA
- a CDS encoding helix-turn-helix domain-containing protein, whose protein sequence is MTDEILTIKQVADYLKVNERTIYRLAGNSEIPAFKVGNSWRFKRSELELWIATQQDQYKTTIAVKAADA, encoded by the coding sequence GTGACTGATGAAATCCTAACGATTAAGCAAGTTGCTGACTATTTGAAAGTGAATGAGCGAACGATTTACCGGCTTGCCGGTAATTCGGAAATCCCCGCGTTTAAGGTGGGTAATTCCTGGCGTTTCAAACGCTCAGAGTTAGAGTTGTGGATTGCGACTCAACAAGATCAGTATAAAACAACCATCGCTGTTAAAGCCGCCGACGCCTAG
- a CDS encoding P-loop NTPase fold protein translates to MQKNISFDTRDEYQRRPIAEKIIQLLASDIVVSPMIIDGSWGTGKTEFCQKLITLVESNNEIAPFLPVYIDAFR, encoded by the coding sequence ATGCAAAAAAATATTTCATTTGATACACGCGATGAGTACCAGCGCCGTCCAATCGCAGAAAAGATAATTCAACTACTTGCTTCTGATATCGTAGTTTCACCAATGATCATTGATGGCAGTTGGGGTACAGGGAAAACTGAGTTCTGCCAAAAGTTAATCACATTGGTCGAAAGTAATAATGAAATAGCACCGTTTCTACCTGTCTATATTGATGCATTTCGGTAA
- the tnpA gene encoding IS66 family insertion sequence element accessory protein TnpA — MGRWIDALQWVQRWQTSGLTQAEFVRVHQLKRTTFSSWLRRSRLESADASSAAITEPQIAPKPSASSIVPAQWPAPVAAQLQLNFPSGVTLTLPAATDPAWVAALLRGLA, encoded by the coding sequence ATGGGACGGTGGATTGATGCTTTGCAATGGGTTCAACGTTGGCAGACTAGTGGTTTAACTCAAGCCGAGTTTGTCCGAGTGCACCAGCTTAAACGCACTACTTTTTCCAGTTGGCTGCGCCGTAGCCGCCTCGAATCTGCCGACGCATCTTCAGCTGCAATCACCGAACCGCAGATCGCTCCGAAACCATCGGCTTCAAGCATCGTGCCCGCACAATGGCCCGCACCCGTTGCGGCGCAGTTGCAGTTGAATTTCCCCTCCGGCGTGACCCTGACTTTGCCTGCGGCGACCGATCCGGCTTGGGTCGCGGCGTTATTGCGCGGTTTGGCATGA
- the tnpB gene encoding IS66 family insertion sequence element accessory protein TnpB (TnpB, as the term is used for proteins encoded by IS66 family insertion elements, is considered an accessory protein, since TnpC, encoded by a neighboring gene, is a DDE family transposase.), whose protein sequence is MMPPFTSLQLVVEPVDMRLGIEGLSAKIHACLQRSPVEGAAYAFRNQRSNRLKVLLWDRSGVWLAQRRLHHGRFIWPQSGDAVFTLDAAQWQWLVSGVDWQRLAPPPLPEYVY, encoded by the coding sequence ATGATGCCGCCATTCACTTCGCTGCAATTGGTCGTCGAACCGGTCGATATGCGCCTTGGCATCGAGGGTTTGTCGGCCAAGATTCACGCCTGTTTGCAGCGTTCACCCGTCGAAGGTGCAGCGTATGCGTTTCGCAATCAGCGCAGCAATCGCCTCAAAGTGTTGCTGTGGGATCGCTCTGGCGTCTGGTTGGCGCAACGGCGTTTGCATCACGGTCGATTTATTTGGCCACAATCGGGCGATGCTGTGTTTACGCTGGATGCGGCGCAGTGGCAATGGTTGGTGAGCGGTGTCGACTGGCAGCGATTAGCGCCGCCACCGCTGCCAGAATATGTCTACTAA
- the tnpC gene encoding IS66 family transposase produces the protein MDLAQELANSNLPAAVRAAILAQSVLLAQHTELVTQQDQQLKQYVSDIQNKTQTIEALTMELAYLRRMRYGAKTEVMNREQRDLFEEALDADMAALEAKLAAEQANNTPEVSDKKPRIRAGRQALPAHLPRTDMVHEPESCSCGQCGQGLVKVGEDISEQLHVQPAVFSVLRHIRPQYACRSCQTMSAAPIPAAIINGGLPTAATLAWVMVSKYIDHLPLYRLRQIAERSEVPLAETTLASWVGTVGWWLQPLADRLRERLKGETVLHADETPVKQLDPGKGKTKTAYLWAYRNTPLSGSAPIILFDYQGGRSGQHVRDFLADWQGQLMVDDYGGYKALFKTGVIELGCWAHARRKFFELHQANGSPIAAEALRRIGELYALEAQAKDLNPEQRRALRQQQAQPKLLEFKIWLDETGSKVAPNSALAKAIIYSQRRWTALERYAQSGIAPIDNNPVENSIRPIAIGKKNWLFAGSERAGQRAAAIQTLLGTAKLNDLDPMAWLTDTLEKLPTWPNSRIDELLPLRALAET, from the coding sequence ATGGATCTCGCTCAAGAACTCGCCAATTCAAACCTACCCGCCGCAGTCCGCGCGGCGATTTTGGCGCAGTCGGTACTCCTTGCTCAGCATACTGAATTAGTCACTCAGCAAGATCAACAACTCAAACAATACGTCTCCGACATCCAAAATAAAACGCAAACCATCGAAGCGCTAACGATGGAATTGGCCTATCTGCGCCGCATGCGTTATGGCGCTAAGACCGAAGTGATGAATCGCGAGCAGCGAGATTTGTTTGAAGAAGCCCTCGATGCCGATATGGCGGCGCTGGAAGCCAAACTCGCCGCCGAGCAAGCCAACAACACCCCCGAGGTCAGCGATAAAAAGCCACGCATTCGCGCAGGTCGCCAAGCCTTACCGGCGCATTTGCCGCGTACCGATATGGTTCACGAGCCTGAATCATGCAGTTGCGGCCAATGTGGTCAGGGTTTAGTTAAAGTCGGCGAAGACATCAGCGAGCAACTGCATGTGCAACCGGCGGTGTTTAGCGTGTTGCGCCACATTCGCCCGCAATACGCTTGCCGCAGCTGCCAAACGATGAGCGCTGCGCCGATTCCGGCGGCGATCATCAATGGCGGTTTACCCACTGCGGCCACTTTGGCGTGGGTGATGGTCAGCAAATACATTGATCATTTACCGCTGTATCGGCTACGACAAATCGCTGAACGCAGCGAAGTGCCGTTAGCGGAAACCACGCTGGCCAGCTGGGTAGGCACCGTTGGCTGGTGGTTGCAGCCATTGGCGGATCGATTGCGTGAACGATTGAAAGGCGAAACGGTGCTGCATGCCGATGAAACGCCAGTCAAACAGCTTGATCCGGGCAAAGGCAAAACCAAAACCGCGTATTTATGGGCGTATCGCAATACGCCTTTGAGTGGCAGTGCGCCGATCATTTTGTTCGACTATCAAGGTGGTCGCTCGGGTCAACACGTCCGAGATTTCCTCGCCGATTGGCAAGGTCAATTGATGGTCGACGACTATGGCGGCTACAAAGCGCTGTTCAAAACCGGCGTGATTGAGCTGGGCTGCTGGGCGCACGCACGGCGCAAATTCTTCGAATTGCATCAAGCCAACGGCAGCCCGATTGCCGCAGAGGCACTGCGTCGAATTGGCGAATTGTATGCACTAGAAGCGCAGGCCAAAGATTTAAACCCCGAACAACGCCGAGCGCTACGGCAGCAACAAGCGCAACCTAAACTGCTCGAATTCAAAATTTGGCTGGATGAAACCGGTAGCAAAGTTGCGCCCAATAGCGCACTCGCGAAAGCGATCATTTACAGCCAACGGCGTTGGACGGCGCTTGAACGCTACGCCCAAAGCGGCATCGCGCCAATCGATAACAATCCGGTCGAAAACAGCATTCGGCCGATTGCGATTGGCAAAAAGAACTGGTTATTTGCGGGGAGCGAGCGCGCCGGTCAACGCGCTGCCGCAATTCAAACGCTACTGGGCACCGCCAAACTCAACGACCTTGACCCGATGGCCTGGCTCACCGACACCCTAGAAAAGCTCCCCACTTGGCCGAACAGCCGCATCGACGAATTATTACCGCTAAGAGCGCTAGCAGAAACTTAA